The Aedes albopictus strain Foshan chromosome 2, AalbF5, whole genome shotgun sequence region CGAGGTGGGTTGCCTTCAGAAAGGATTGCCTTTCGATGGAGCTCCACGGCTTTTGCGACGCGTCCATGAAAGCCTATGGAGCCTGTTTGTATGTGCGATGCACCCACTTCGATGGCACCATCACGTCCAACCTACTAGTCGCAAAATCAAGAGTCGCGCCGCTGTCCGAAGTAGAGAAGAAACGAAAGAAACTCACGATTCCCCGCTTGGAGTTGTCCTCTGCTGTATTACTGGCTCACCTCTACGAAAAAACGTCTGCTAGCCTCACGATTTCAACGCAGTCGTACTTTCATACCGATTCCATGATCGTTCGGTATTGGTTGTCTTCTCAACCGTCACGATACCAGATGTTCGTAGCAAACCGAATATCGGAAGTACAACACCTCACGAGGACCGGTACGTGGCGACATGTTGCCGGTACAGAGAACCCTGCGGACGCCCTCTCTCGCGGTATTCCAGCAGCTGAACTGAAGCAGGACTCGTTGTGGTGGTATGGACCAAGTTGGCTGCGAGAAGATAAGGATTGTTGGCCCAAAACACAAGAAGTGCTCCTGGAAGACCTGGAGAAATCGTATCTCGAAGAGGGATCTGTGGTCGCGTCTGTTGCTACAATACCAGAACCCAGTGAGATCTTCAGCCTGCGATCTACTCTACACCGCTCGGTAAAACTAGTAGCGTATTTGCTACGATTCAAGCACAATGCACTTCGTACTCGCGACAACTGTAGGAGAACTGGACCACTGACCCTGAAGGAGCGGGAAGAAGCATTAATGCAGTTGGTGAAGTTGTCACAATGGGAGTGTTTCGCTCGAGATATAGCTGAATTAGAACGTCACGGGGAAGTGCGGTCGACCTCTCGCATTCGTACGCTTCATCCGCAATGGGTTGAAGGCGTACTCCGGGTCGGCGGCCGGCTTGAAAATGCCCGCATATCGATGGACCGGAAACATCCTATTCTCCTAGACAAAAACCACCCTCTAACTTCCATGATTATGCGACACTACCACTATGAACACCTACACGCGGGCCCGCAACTGTTGGTGGCCAGTGTACGAGAACGATTCTGGTCGCTCAGTGCCCGTAGTCTCGCCAGGAAGATTATACACAGGTGCATCACCTGTTTCCGCAGCAAGCCAACATCACAAGATCAACTGATGGCCGATCTGCCGGCCGAACGAGTTACTCCAGCTCCGCCATTCTTGCGAGTTGGGATCGACTATTGCGGACCTTTTGTTGTTCGCTATCCGAATCGAACGAAAATCTCCGTGAAACACTACGCCGCAATTTTTGTCTGCCTTGTCACGAAGGCGGTCCATATCGAAATGGTTTCCGATCTCACAACCCAAGGATTCTTGGCTGCGTTGAAGAGATTTGTTGCTAGGCGAGGGAAACCAGCGATGATCATGTGTGATAATGGGACAAACTTCGTGGGTGCTCGACGGGAGCTTGATGAGCTCGCTACGCTGTTCAAAAACCAGCATTCCCAGCAGTCTATTGCGGGAGGTGCAGCGGACATCGGAATTGAATTTAAATTCATTCCAGCCAAATCTCCAAACTTTGGCGGCTTGTGGGAGGCGGCTGTCAAGTCGATAAAACAGCATCTGCGGAAAACAATCGGTTTGAAATCTATCACGCCCGAAGAGTTGAACACGGTGTTCGCGCAAGTCGAAGCATGTCTTAACTCAAGACCGATTACTCAAATGAGCAGTGATCCTAGCGATCTCAGCGTGCTAACCCCTGGACATTTCCTTGTCCAGCGACCACTGACAGCGGTAGCAGAACCGTCGCTACGAGATGTTCCAGAAAATAGGCTATCCAGGTGGCAGCAGGCTCAGAACTTTGTTCAACGGATCTGGTCCAGATGGTCAACCCAATACCTGTCAGATCTACATAACAGGACCAAGTGGACGCAGCGGAGGAACAACTTGTTCATCGGGACGATGGTCCTAATCAAGGAGGACAATCTGCCACCTCTTAGGTGGCTTCTCGGACGAGTAGCTCACATTCATCCGGGTGCTGATGGGAACGTCAGAGTTGTCACCATCAGGACAAAGGACGGGAGCATTGTCCGGGCAGTCTCGAAAATATGTATCTTGCCCTTCAAAGAAAACGAAGAACCGCAGCCCGCTGGGGAGAACTAGGCCTCCTCCATCGAAGGCGCAGGGGCGCCTGCGGGAGCCATCCGGCTCCCGCATTCCAGTTAAGTGTTGTGTTGTAAATACCTTTCAAAAAACTCAAGGAATGTTTTGTCCCCCAGCTACCCGTCCGAAGGCCGCCGGCCTTCACCGAAGTCACCATCATCTGCCACATCCCGCTAAACATCGTCCGT contains the following coding sequences:
- the LOC134286002 gene encoding uncharacterized protein LOC134286002, with the protein product MIIGAGLFFDLLRNEKIYLGENGPVAQNTTLGWIVCGNLPDNSDVRRPHVANTCTEKLDELLTRFWELETCKTDSVFSLEEYACEKFFDRTTVRDATGRFVVTLPKKDYLIQQLGDSRNIAMKRFLSLERRLTADPELKRMYRDFIHEYLQMGHMEEIVGDEESSALPEYFIPHHCVIKLDSTTTKLRVVFDASCPTSSGLSLNNALMVGPTVQDDIISIVLRFRFHRIAIVADVEKMYRMVQQQLADRRLHKILWRDNQNEPIRVFQLNTVTYGTASAPYLATKCLKRLAELDGNKFPEAAKILCKDFYVDDMMSGVDDVQEGVKICSDIQQLLHGGGFNLRKWSSNCPAVLENIPKELQDDRTSFELDDSSAIIKTLGLIWEPRLDVFRFKIPEWNTSEICKRTVISDLARIFDPLGLIGTVIVSAKIFVQNLWKQKISWDEPLPSELQAQWLEFRTSLSQLGNLQIPRWVAFRKDCLSMELHGFCDASMKAYGACLYVRCTHFDGTITSNLLVAKSRVAPLSEVEKKRKKLTIPRLELSSAVLLAHLYEKTSASLTISTQSYFHTDSMIVRYWLSSQPSRYQMFVANRISEVQHLTRTGTWRHVAGTENPADALSRGIPAAELKQDSLWWYGPSWLREDKDCWPKTQEVLLEDLEKSYLEEGSVVASVATIPEPSEIFSLRSTLHRSVKLVAYLLRFKHNALRTRDNCRRTGPLTLKEREEALMQLVKLSQWECFARDIAELERHGEVRSTSRIRTLHPQWVEGVLRVGGRLENARISMDRKHPILLDKNHPLTSMIMRHYHYEHLHAGPQLLVASVRERFWSLSARSLARKIIHRCITCFRSKPTSQDQLMADLPAERVTPAPPFLRVGIDYCGPFVVRYPNRTKISVKHYAAIFVCLVTKAVHIEMVSDLTTQGFLAALKRFVARRGKPAMIMCDNGTNFVGARRELDELATLFKNQHSQQSIAGGAADIGIEFKFIPAKSPNFGGLWEAAVKSIKQHLRKTIGLKSITPEELNTVFAQVEACLNSRPITQMSSDPSDLSVLTPGHFLVQRPLTAVAEPSLRDVPENRLSRWQQAQNFVQRIWSRWSTQYLSDLHNRTKWTQRRNNLFIGTMVLIKEDNLPPLRWLLGRVAHIHPGADGNVRVVTIRTKDGSIVRAVSKICILPFKENEEPQPAGEN